The following proteins are co-located in the Eleginops maclovinus isolate JMC-PN-2008 ecotype Puerto Natales chromosome 23, JC_Emac_rtc_rv5, whole genome shotgun sequence genome:
- the LOC134860231 gene encoding Kv channel-interacting protein 1-like isoform X3: MGLVVGTFSMQTKQVNYRKDKADDDLEITMVCHRPEGLDQLEALTNFSKKELQVLYRGFKNECPSGVVNEETFKQIYAQFFPHGDASTYAHYLFNAFDTAHSGSIKFEDFVTALSILLRGSITEKLQWTFNLYDINRDGYINKEEMTDIVRAIYDMMGKYTYPVLKNDAPKQHVEAFFQKMDKNRDGVVTLDEFIFSCQEDENIMRSLQLFENVI; the protein is encoded by the exons ACAAAGCTGATGATGACTTGGAGATTACCATGGTGTGCCATCGACCGGAGGGCCTCGACCAGCTAGAAGCTCTAACCAACTTCAGCAAAAAAGAGCTCCAAGTGCTCTACCGGGGCTTTAAGAAT GAGTGTCCAAGTGGCGTTGTGAATGAGGAAACTTTCAAGCAAATATACGCCCAGTTCTTCCCTCATGGAG ATGCCAGCACCTATGCACACTACCTGTTCAACGCGTTTGACACAGCACATAGTGGTTCCATAAAGTTTGAG GATTTTGTTACAGCTCTGTCCATCCTGCTGAGGGGTTCCATCACTGAGAAGCTACAGTGGACTTTCAACCTTTACGACATCAACAGAGATGGATACATCAACAAAGag GAGATGACAGACATCGTCAGAGCGATATACGACATGATGGGGAAGTACACTTACCCTGTCTTGAAAAATGATGCTCCCAAACAGCATGTGGAGGCCTTCTTTCAG AAAATGGACAAAAACCGAGATGGTGTGGTCACTCTGGATGAATTCATCTTCTCTTGTCAAGAG GATGAAAACATCATGAGGTCTCTacagctttttgaaaatgtcatttaG
- the LOC134860231 gene encoding Kv channel-interacting protein 1-like isoform X2: MGAVVGSLTMQTKTRRLSRDKADDDLEITMVCHRPEGLDQLEALTNFSKKELQVLYRGFKNECPSGVVNEETFKQIYAQFFPHGDASTYAHYLFNAFDTAHSGSIKFEDFVTALSILLRGSITEKLQWTFNLYDINRDGYINKEEMTDIVRAIYDMMGKYTYPVLKNDAPKQHVEAFFQKMDKNRDGVVTLDEFIFSCQEDENIMRSLQLFENVI, from the exons ACAAAGCTGATGATGACTTGGAGATTACCATGGTGTGCCATCGACCGGAGGGCCTCGACCAGCTAGAAGCTCTAACCAACTTCAGCAAAAAAGAGCTCCAAGTGCTCTACCGGGGCTTTAAGAAT GAGTGTCCAAGTGGCGTTGTGAATGAGGAAACTTTCAAGCAAATATACGCCCAGTTCTTCCCTCATGGAG ATGCCAGCACCTATGCACACTACCTGTTCAACGCGTTTGACACAGCACATAGTGGTTCCATAAAGTTTGAG GATTTTGTTACAGCTCTGTCCATCCTGCTGAGGGGTTCCATCACTGAGAAGCTACAGTGGACTTTCAACCTTTACGACATCAACAGAGATGGATACATCAACAAAGag GAGATGACAGACATCGTCAGAGCGATATACGACATGATGGGGAAGTACACTTACCCTGTCTTGAAAAATGATGCTCCCAAACAGCATGTGGAGGCCTTCTTTCAG AAAATGGACAAAAACCGAGATGGTGTGGTCACTCTGGATGAATTCATCTTCTCTTGTCAAGAG GATGAAAACATCATGAGGTCTCTacagctttttgaaaatgtcatttaG